Within the Flavobacterium sp. 9R genome, the region CGGCTCAATTTGGTCCAATAACCAATAAAGTTAAATTTGCAGAAGTAGAAGAATCCATTACATGGCAGTTGAATTTTCCAAGTGGAGCGGTTAGTAATTCTTCTACTTCCTATAGTTGTGGGGTAGATAGATTATTTGCGTCAGCGGATGAAGGATTTTTTGAGTTAAGTCCAGCCATCAGTTATGGACCGTTTAGAGGTAGGACAAGCAACGGAGAAATGAATTTTCCTGAAATCAATCAGCAACAAACCCAAATGGATGCCATAGGTAAAATTTTACTAGAAAATAAAAAATTACCAAGTCATATTACCGGAGCCGAAGGACTGAAGGATGTAAAGATTTTGGAGGCTATTTATGAGGCGGCAAAAACGGGTAAAAAAGTTTCTTTGGTTTAAAAAACAAACCCCACAAAAATCAATGTTGATTTATGTGGGGTTTTTAAATAGTTGTGTTTAGAAAATTATTCTCCTAAAAATGGATATCTGTAATCTTCTGGCGTTACAAAAGTTTCTTTGATAGTTCTTGGAGAAACCCAACGCAATAAGTTCAACGCAGACCCAGCTTTGTCGTTGGTTCCTGAAGCTCTCGCTCCACCAAATGGTTGCATACCTACTACAGCACCTGTTGGTTTGTCATTGATGTAGAAATTACCAGCTGCATTTTGAAGAGCAACTGTCGCTTCTTCGATGGCGTAACGGTCTTGACTGAAGATAGCTCCTGTTAAAGCGTACTCAGAAGTGGTGTCTACCAATTTTAATGTTTCTGCCCAATTCGCATCTTCGTAAACATAGATTGTGATTACAGGACCGAATAATTCGGTTTCCATAGTCGTGTACTTTGGATTGCTTGTTACAATAATGGTAGGTTCGATAAAATACCCAACGGATTTATCATAATTTCCACCAACAATAATTTCTGCATCAGCATCTTTTTTCGCTTGATCAATATAGCTAGCTAATTTGTCAAATGATCCTTCGTGAATTACTGCAGTAATGAAGTTTCCAAAATCTTCTGGAGACCCCATTTTCATTGATTTAGTATCTGTAATCAATTGTTCTTTCAAGGCTGGCCACATACTTTGAGGAACATAAGCTCTTGAAGCGGCAGAACATTTTTGTCCTTGAAATTCGAAAGCGCCACGAACAATTCCAGTAGCTACTTGTTTTACATTAGCACTTGGATGAGCTACCACGAAATCTTTACCACCGGTTTCTCCTACAATTCTTGGGTAGGTTTTGTAATGGTGAATGTTGGTTCCAATTTTTGCCCAAATGTCTTTGAATACATGTGTTGAACCTGTAAAGTGAACTCCTGCGAAATCACGACTTGCTAGAACCGTATCGGTAACCATTAAAGCATCTCCAAAAACCACATTGATTACGCCATCTGGAACTCCCGCTTCTTTGAATACATCGATGATAATTTTTGCAGAGAATACTTGGCTGTCACTTGGTTTCCAAATTACTACGTTACCCATCATAGCAGCACTTGCAGGAAGATTGGCAGCGATAGCAGTAAAGTTGAATGGAGTGATTGCGTATACGAATCCTTCTAACGGACGGTATTCTAATCGGTTCCACATATCAGAAGTCGATTTAGGTTGGTCAGCATAGATTTGAGTCATGAACTCTACGTTAAAACGTAAAAAGTCAATCAACTCACATGATGCATCAATTTCGGCTTGGTGAATATTTTTAGATTGCGCAATCATCGTTGCAGCATTGATTTTAGCTCTGTATGGTCCAGCAATCAACTCGGCAGCTTTTAAGAAGATAGCTGCACGTTGTTCCCATGCCATATTTGCCCATGCTGTTCTGGCTTCAAGAGCACTCGCAATGGCTTTTTCAATATGTGCTTTTTCGGCTAAATGATACGTTCCTACCACATGTTGATGATCGTGTGGCGCGGTCATATTTCTAGTATTACCCGTTTTGATTTCTTCGCTACCAATGTATAAAGGAACATCAATTTTTGAATTCCACATGGCTTTGTATGCTGCAAGAACTGCTGCTTTTTCTGGGGAGTTAGGGGCGTAACCTTTTACAGGTTCGTTAACCGCTTTGGGTACGTTAAAAAATCCTTTTAGCATATTTTTTATATTAAATAATTGAACAGAAAATAATGATGATTTGGCTATTGCCAATAATTTGATGCAAAAGTACAAAGTTAAAATGAAATTTTTATTCTAAATCACAGAATAAAAGTCAAATTAATTCAAAGCAAATGAAGCGCATAATCTAAAATTAGGCACAAATACTTTGAAATTTTTAGTAGTAGTAAAATTAATCATATTGAAATATCCTTTCATAGCGCCATAAGGCGAGGATAATAAGCAACCAGAACTATAGGTATGTTGTTCTCCTGGTTTCAAAACCGGTTTTTTACCTATTACTCCTTCACCATCTACCACTTCATTGTAGTTGAGTGAATCGTAGATTTCCCAGTGGCGAGAGGTAAGTTGAACAGAATCTTTGCTGTGATTCTCAATTGTTATTTGGTAACTAAAGGCAAAGTGTATTTTGTAGTTTTTGAAGTAAGTCCCTTCAAAACTAGTCAAAACCGATATTTTTATGCCTCTTGTTATTTGTGAAACCATATTGTGGAAAGTAGCTGCTTAATAATGACAAAATTACAAAAAAATCTATTGAAAAATATTTTTTTATTTAGTTGGTTATACTAACAGAATTTATTGCTACAAACCCGATTACGCGATCGTATCTTTGAGTGTTTTCTCTGTAGTAAACGATTATTTCATATTCATTTTCTGTTTGAAAAAAGTTTCCATCAATACTGTTTTCTTGGTCAATTTTACCTTTAGTGTCCGCAACTACATATTGATAATTTGTAAAACCTTGTTTGATTAGCAATGCTTTTTCATAAAGGTTTTTTTTCTCGTTGTACTCCATTTTATTTTCTGGAGTCAGTGCATAATTGTTGAACATTCCATTAATGTAGATGTCTTTGTCCAATCGAAAGCTAGGAGCAGATAAACTGAAATAGACCCAAGCATAATCGGCTTCAATTTTATTATTGGCAGCGTTTAAATTCCGAACAACAAAATTTCCATTAGCGTCTAGTGTAAAGCTATAAGGTAGGTTGGCTCTTGCTTCGTCGGTAAAAAGAAAACTGTTATAAATGGCACCATTAGAACTTATTTTTGCGACATTATTCGCGGCGTTTCTAATTTCTTTATTATCAAAAAAACGAAATTCATTACCTCCCCAAAATTGTGTTTCTGAATCATACTTGTAAACGAGTTCATTACCGATGGTGTATTGCGGTGCGATATTTTTAATTCCAGTAGTAAATTGGCGATTTTGTAATAGCAAAATTTTGACATTTTGCAATGGATTTTGAAATGTAAGGCTCTTTGACGTTATAGAAAAATCTAGGTTTTGTTTGCTTTCAATAGTGCTTATATTTCTTCCTCTTTTAACTTGTAATCGTACGTTAGCAATGTCTTCATAAATGATGAACTTTCTTGAAAAAACAACGTCTCTGTCTTCATTTAAAATTTTGATTATATAGTTACCGCTCAAAGCCAATTGAGTAAATTGGTTGGGAATGTTAAGCTGGTAATGTGAATACAATTGAAGACAGTTGAAAGAATTCGAATAATCAATAATTCTTTGATTATCAAGACCTTTTAGGTATTCTTGCTTGGGAATATCTGAAGGCACCCAGTTGTAGTCACAATGAATAATTTCGTAGTAATAATTGGCTTCATTCCCAAATAAATCATCAAAGTTAAGCTCAAAAGATTCTCCTAATTTAAAGACCGGAATTACATTTTGACCATTATTCATAAAGGAAATGGTCTTAATGTTGTAAGGAGGGATTATTTCTTGGAGTGACTGAGCTTCAAGGCTATTGAAGTGTAAAAAGCTTAATAATCCAAAGATGATTTTTAAAAAAAGGTTCCGCATTTTGATTATTTTGTAATGTAAATATACTAAACCCCTTTATTTATCCCGTTTTTTTGTAGTTAAATCGTTGATATGTTTTTTTTGGAAGTAATTTCTGTTAATTTTATTATAATAAAGATTTTGATTTGACGTTAAATCTATAGTTTTACTCTATCAACAAAACATTTTTTATGAAAAAATTCAACCAATTCGCATTGGGGGTATTATTGTTTCCTGTAACAATATTAGCCCAAACTATGGATTATGGACAAGCTATTCCATTTGATCCGAATGTCAAAACTGGTAAACTCGATAATGGGTTGACCTACTACATTAAAAAGAATGCCAAACCAGAAAAGAAAGTAGATCTTAGGTTGGTCGTAAACGCAGGTTCAATTCTGGAAGACGATGACCAACAAGGCTTGGCTCACTTTATGGAGCACATGTGTTTTAACGGAACCAAACGCTTTCCTAAGAATCAATTAGTAGATTATTTGCAAAGTATTGGAGTTAAGTTCGGACAGCATTTAAACGCTTACACTAGCTTTGATGAAACTGTTTATTTTCTTCCGATTCCTTCTGATAATCCAGAAAAATTAGAAAAAGGATTTCAAATTTTAGAAGATTGGGCATTCAATACCGTATTGACACCCGAAGAAATTGATAAAGAACGCGGCGTAGTTCTAGAAGAATATCGTTTAGGATTAGGCGCTCAAAAAAGAATGATGAGTCGTTATCTTCCGAAAATGATGCACAATTCTAAATATGCGTCTCGTTTACCTATTGGTAAAAAAGAGATTTTGGAAAAATTCAAATATGAAACCTTAACGCGTTTTTACAAAGATTGGTACCGTCCTAATTTGATGAGTGTTATTGTGGTAGGAGATATTGATGTGGCCGAAATGGAAAAGAAAATTAAAGAACATTTCTCAGTCTATAAAAACCCAGCCAACGAAAAAGTGAGAAACGTTTTTGAAGTGCCTAATCATAAAGAAACTTTTGTTGCTGTAGAAAGTGACAAAGAAGCTTCAAATACACAAGTGCAGTTGGTCTATAAAGATTATGATGCGCCAAAAACAATTACAACAGTTGGAGATTTTAGAAATTACATAGTAGAAGGCTTGTTTAATACCTCGTTGAACAATCGTTTGGAGGAATTGACTAACTCTGCAACA harbors:
- the pruA gene encoding L-glutamate gamma-semialdehyde dehydrogenase; the protein is MLKGFFNVPKAVNEPVKGYAPNSPEKAAVLAAYKAMWNSKIDVPLYIGSEEIKTGNTRNMTAPHDHQHVVGTYHLAEKAHIEKAIASALEARTAWANMAWEQRAAIFLKAAELIAGPYRAKINAATMIAQSKNIHQAEIDASCELIDFLRFNVEFMTQIYADQPKSTSDMWNRLEYRPLEGFVYAITPFNFTAIAANLPASAAMMGNVVIWKPSDSQVFSAKIIIDVFKEAGVPDGVINVVFGDALMVTDTVLASRDFAGVHFTGSTHVFKDIWAKIGTNIHHYKTYPRIVGETGGKDFVVAHPSANVKQVATGIVRGAFEFQGQKCSAASRAYVPQSMWPALKEQLITDTKSMKMGSPEDFGNFITAVIHEGSFDKLASYIDQAKKDADAEIIVGGNYDKSVGYFIEPTIIVTSNPKYTTMETELFGPVITIYVYEDANWAETLKLVDTTSEYALTGAIFSQDRYAIEEATVALQNAAGNFYINDKPTGAVVGMQPFGGARASGTNDKAGSALNLLRWVSPRTIKETFVTPEDYRYPFLGE
- the apaG gene encoding Co2+/Mg2+ efflux protein ApaG, whose amino-acid sequence is MVSQITRGIKISVLTSFEGTYFKNYKIHFAFSYQITIENHSKDSVQLTSRHWEIYDSLNYNEVVDGEGVIGKKPVLKPGEQHTYSSGCLLSSPYGAMKGYFNMINFTTTKNFKVFVPNFRLCASFALN
- a CDS encoding DUF5103 domain-containing protein, producing MRNLFLKIIFGLLSFLHFNSLEAQSLQEIIPPYNIKTISFMNNGQNVIPVFKLGESFELNFDDLFGNEANYYYEIIHCDYNWVPSDIPKQEYLKGLDNQRIIDYSNSFNCLQLYSHYQLNIPNQFTQLALSGNYIIKILNEDRDVVFSRKFIIYEDIANVRLQVKRGRNISTIESKQNLDFSITSKSLTFQNPLQNVKILLLQNRQFTTGIKNIAPQYTIGNELVYKYDSETQFWGGNEFRFFDNKEIRNAANNVAKISSNGAIYNSFLFTDEARANLPYSFTLDANGNFVVRNLNAANNKIEADYAWVYFSLSAPSFRLDKDIYINGMFNNYALTPENKMEYNEKKNLYEKALLIKQGFTNYQYVVADTKGKIDQENSIDGNFFQTENEYEIIVYYRENTQRYDRVIGFVAINSVSITN